One Lacticaseibacillus rhamnosus genomic window carries:
- a CDS encoding YfhO family protein: MSRSNKQSTWPLLFISFGVTFVISLIVFAALKMAPFGSSSILANDSAVQYVDFFTYLKHALLGTAGKAYSFSNSLGGGMYANWTYYLLSPFNLVFVLVPRSALPVAVLFVTALKYSTAAMAAQALANYLTGGRWYSFVFSISYGLSGFLVANFLNIMWMDGVILLPLVVLGIERLFDEQRLLPYVIPLSLAFITNYYIGFMVAIFAALYFGWHWAIQHQPQLLRKISLFVIGSLLSGMIAAVVLIPTYYALSASRLSSAGADFSFKALYSLIDLPSKLLPGSFNFDQLSNGLPNLYMGMIGLLGASFYFLARTIPVRERLISAGMTLLLILSIWLNPLAIIWQGFRAPVWYLYRHSFIVIFWFLLLSLRGLMQLRAVSRLRLLLTSLVIGGLLIIPAALRMGTHKYVTLPHLILAGILLLTAAVLLYSYATRLFPVKWTVGALLTLLVIDLGANAYASLGAISFISKADFTVTSKVLSAAYNDAKKIGPSGFYRINADTQRSMDDPYQYNFNGISTFSSVLNTSTINTLTNVGAIGSAGRVKNNDLTWPLESLLGVKQLLLLNTTSKKVGTSEYQQASSRNIFNARYDLPAYKLVGHNQLFNIYENPDALPVATQIFSKIPTQVQANPVLQQNAYFATLTNQQTAPIFTTSDFSGISVDNVKPLTTLTNAVATKVNKKLGASITLSVNPSSEQQYLVMGEGMRKDMTISINNIPLKNDPDNGSKTVSLPLNATKPTTVTLTFNRGFSQIDLDHFALYTLNRQAFKQTVKTAKTNAPKQIIQNGRLSLTTQKNNSGYIMLTIPYEKGWQADTQSVKIQNYRGFIGIKVPKKATTFTLTYHTPGIPLGWLVTIMGLIGLAALILYEYHPRFRKRMMTGSQPKSR, translated from the coding sequence ATGTCGCGTTCAAACAAACAATCAACCTGGCCACTACTCTTCATTAGTTTCGGTGTTACTTTTGTCATCAGCCTCATCGTTTTTGCGGCTTTAAAAATGGCTCCGTTTGGCTCATCATCCATTCTTGCTAATGACTCGGCCGTTCAATATGTCGACTTCTTTACTTACCTAAAACACGCACTGCTGGGTACTGCCGGTAAAGCTTATTCTTTTTCCAATAGTCTTGGCGGCGGCATGTATGCCAACTGGACTTACTATTTGTTAAGTCCATTTAATCTCGTATTTGTTCTGGTTCCCCGCTCCGCATTACCAGTGGCGGTTTTATTCGTGACCGCGCTTAAATACAGCACCGCGGCCATGGCAGCACAAGCCTTGGCGAATTATCTGACAGGCGGCCGCTGGTATAGCTTTGTCTTCAGTATTAGCTATGGTCTATCCGGATTTCTGGTTGCCAACTTTTTGAATATCATGTGGATGGACGGGGTAATCCTGTTACCACTTGTGGTCTTGGGCATTGAACGATTATTTGATGAGCAACGGCTGCTACCATACGTCATCCCGCTGAGTCTGGCATTCATCACCAATTATTACATTGGCTTCATGGTCGCCATTTTTGCGGCGCTTTACTTTGGCTGGCACTGGGCGATTCAACATCAACCGCAATTACTGCGAAAAATCAGCCTATTTGTTATTGGCTCGCTACTCAGCGGTATGATCGCGGCGGTCGTGCTCATTCCGACCTATTACGCGCTGAGTGCTTCCCGCCTTTCCAGTGCAGGTGCTGATTTCAGTTTCAAAGCCTTGTATTCGCTGATTGACTTGCCATCAAAGTTACTTCCGGGTAGTTTCAATTTTGATCAGCTCTCTAATGGCCTGCCTAACCTGTATATGGGCATGATCGGCCTATTAGGTGCCAGTTTTTATTTCCTTGCCCGCACGATTCCGGTTCGCGAACGCTTGATTTCGGCCGGCATGACGTTACTCTTGATATTATCCATCTGGCTCAATCCTCTCGCCATTATCTGGCAAGGGTTCCGCGCGCCGGTGTGGTATTTATACCGCCACTCATTCATTGTCATTTTTTGGTTCTTACTACTCAGTCTCCGTGGACTCATGCAGCTGCGAGCCGTGTCTCGGTTACGTTTACTCCTCACCAGTCTAGTCATCGGCGGGCTGCTCATCATCCCCGCCGCCTTGCGCATGGGAACACACAAATATGTCACCTTACCGCATCTGATCCTCGCCGGTATCCTGCTCCTAACCGCCGCCGTGCTGCTCTACAGTTATGCCACCCGCCTATTCCCGGTAAAATGGACGGTTGGCGCACTTTTGACCTTGCTTGTCATCGACTTAGGCGCCAATGCCTATGCCAGCCTCGGCGCCATCAGTTTCATCTCCAAAGCCGATTTCACCGTCACCAGCAAAGTGCTTAGTGCCGCTTACAACGATGCTAAAAAAATCGGGCCATCCGGGTTCTATCGCATTAATGCCGACACCCAACGCTCCATGGACGATCCCTACCAATATAACTTCAACGGGATCAGCACTTTTTCTTCGGTTTTAAACACCAGCACCATCAATACCCTCACCAATGTCGGGGCAATCGGTTCAGCCGGGCGGGTCAAAAACAATGACCTCACCTGGCCGCTAGAAAGCTTACTCGGCGTCAAACAGTTATTGCTCCTCAACACGACGAGTAAAAAAGTCGGCACTTCCGAGTATCAACAAGCTTCCTCGCGCAATATTTTCAATGCCCGCTATGATTTGCCAGCCTACAAATTAGTCGGTCACAACCAGCTCTTTAATATTTATGAAAATCCGGATGCCTTACCCGTGGCCACTCAGATTTTCAGCAAAATTCCAACCCAAGTGCAGGCAAATCCGGTCTTGCAACAAAATGCTTATTTTGCCACTTTGACGAACCAGCAAACGGCCCCGATCTTCACCACTTCTGATTTCTCCGGGATCAGTGTCGATAACGTCAAACCGCTGACCACCCTCACCAATGCCGTGGCAACCAAGGTAAACAAAAAGCTTGGGGCCAGCATTACCTTAAGTGTCAACCCTAGCAGCGAGCAGCAATATCTCGTGATGGGTGAAGGCATGCGCAAGGATATGACCATCAGCATTAACAACATCCCCCTTAAAAATGATCCCGACAACGGCTCCAAGACCGTATCATTGCCACTTAATGCCACGAAACCGACCACCGTCACCTTGACCTTCAATCGCGGTTTCAGCCAAATCGACCTCGATCACTTTGCGCTGTATACCCTTAACCGCCAAGCCTTCAAGCAAACGGTTAAAACCGCCAAAACCAACGCACCTAAGCAAATCATCCAAAACGGCCGTCTATCGTTAACCACGCAAAAAAACAACAGTGGCTACATCATGCTCACTATCCCTTACGAAAAAGGCTGGCAAGCAGATACCCAGTCCGTGAAAATTCAAAATTATCGCGGCTTCATTGGGATTAAAGTCCCTAAAAAAGCCACTACCTTTACCCTCACTTACCACACCCCGGGGATACCGCTTGGTTGGCTGGTCACCATCATGGGGCTGATCGGCCTCGCAGCCCTCATTCTCTATGAATATCACCCGCGTTTTCGCAAGCGTATGATGACTGGCAGCCAGCCTAAAAGTCGTTAG
- a CDS encoding glycosyltransferase family protein, with product MRADTEDSGLVSQLKANAIWLLPLLAIILVLLVQWPQLHLTYIFHQDDTMPQLRRMESYVTSVRHGSYFPKVFPEEVRNFGYAFDAFYPSLLLLPYVWLRLAGMGIVSAYYGYQTLILVATVVTAYVSFLRIRRQPLAGFVFSLVYTTAVYRALDAFVRGALGENLAFIFLPVIAAGMYEIYAKQSRNWFLLAFGVTGLMYAHMLSLVMVLVFLVGGFLVLVALQRVTWRMVRYTAMAAVSALLMGLGSYLPMVELSRHLSLKLADSATIWPNYLQFNLGDLVTNSLSMYASTSSMQNVSQAFRPGIGVLMLVTAIALAIFWVKLSRAVKVAAGLGFIGIFLSTDLFPWALFSKTVLGTIQFPWRYLELVTLFFSLALGLLVADRSQPQPLALGLVLATCIVGFSYAVNINTTMINANTYRITDKNAVSYYQDSTGGGSEYAPREFDMTTFFKKNHQTVLASHNLEHVTTPTQNYNDMQFSYTSRRAVTLRLPKFAYVGYTVTVDGRPTAYHPSGKLDRITLHAPAGTHHVRVVYTGTVLQHVTGWISLVAAFVFFAWWIVVHARRQRDVDDALV from the coding sequence ATGCGCGCGGATACCGAAGATTCAGGTTTAGTTTCACAGCTTAAGGCCAATGCAATCTGGCTATTGCCACTTTTAGCGATTATTTTGGTGTTGCTTGTCCAGTGGCCGCAGTTACATTTGACCTACATTTTCCATCAGGATGATACGATGCCGCAGTTACGCCGAATGGAGAGTTATGTGACCAGCGTCCGGCATGGTAGCTACTTTCCAAAAGTCTTTCCCGAAGAAGTACGCAATTTCGGCTATGCTTTTGATGCCTTTTACCCGTCATTGTTGTTATTGCCATATGTCTGGTTGCGACTGGCAGGGATGGGGATTGTCAGTGCTTATTACGGCTATCAGACGCTGATTCTAGTGGCAACTGTGGTCACGGCTTACGTTAGTTTTTTGCGGATTCGCCGGCAGCCACTGGCAGGATTCGTCTTTAGTCTGGTTTACACGACAGCGGTTTATCGGGCCTTGGATGCCTTTGTACGCGGGGCTTTGGGCGAGAATTTGGCGTTTATTTTCTTGCCGGTGATTGCTGCAGGTATGTATGAAATTTATGCCAAGCAGTCGCGTAACTGGTTCTTGCTGGCATTTGGCGTGACTGGGTTGATGTATGCGCATATGTTGTCACTCGTGATGGTGCTGGTATTTCTTGTCGGCGGGTTCCTGGTTTTGGTGGCGTTGCAGCGGGTAACGTGGCGCATGGTCAGATATACGGCCATGGCGGCAGTGAGTGCGTTGTTGATGGGCTTGGGCAGTTATTTGCCAATGGTCGAACTTTCCCGGCACCTGTCACTTAAACTCGCGGATTCGGCAACGATTTGGCCCAATTATCTTCAATTCAATTTAGGTGATTTAGTCACGAACTCATTGAGCATGTATGCCTCAACCAGCAGCATGCAAAATGTCAGTCAGGCTTTTCGGCCGGGGATTGGCGTCTTGATGCTTGTGACGGCCATTGCACTCGCCATTTTTTGGGTAAAGTTGTCGCGGGCAGTCAAAGTTGCGGCTGGTTTGGGCTTTATCGGTATTTTTCTAAGCACTGATTTATTTCCGTGGGCATTATTTAGCAAAACCGTGTTAGGCACGATTCAATTTCCTTGGCGATATTTGGAGTTAGTGACCTTATTCTTCAGTCTGGCGCTTGGTCTTTTGGTTGCAGATCGGTCGCAACCGCAACCATTAGCTTTGGGGTTGGTGCTGGCGACTTGCATCGTCGGCTTTAGCTATGCCGTTAATATCAACACGACCATGATCAATGCCAACACTTACCGCATTACAGATAAAAATGCGGTTTCATACTATCAGGATTCTACCGGTGGCGGAAGTGAATATGCGCCGCGAGAATTCGACATGACCACATTCTTTAAGAAAAATCATCAGACGGTTTTGGCGTCACATAACCTTGAGCATGTTACCACCCCGACCCAAAACTACAATGACATGCAATTTTCGTACACGAGTCGGCGTGCCGTGACGCTAAGATTGCCTAAGTTTGCTTATGTTGGTTATACGGTGACGGTTGATGGCCGCCCAACTGCCTATCACCCAAGCGGCAAACTTGACCGTATCACGCTTCATGCACCCGCGGGTACGCATCATGTTCGGGTGGTTTACACCGGAACCGTCTTGCAACATGTGACCGGGTGGATCTCGCTTGTCGCTGCGTTTGTCTTTTTCGCTTGGTGGATCGTTGTCCATGCTCGGAGGCAACGGGATGTGGATGATGCGCTGGTTTAG